The Anabrus simplex isolate iqAnaSimp1 chromosome 1, ASM4041472v1, whole genome shotgun sequence genome window below encodes:
- the LOC136861588 gene encoding uncharacterized protein — translation MFEINVAYQSLLTSFLATPGYEHQIANEDDILNSGIPYGLLPNIREYFDRNDERDARIIDGCTIVRNVTTGIRRVVYKQDFVFLAGKLAMTYALSKWYHDENGDPLIVPFKDNIATHNVGIFLKKGHPFLTIISSLIERIVQGGLIPKWLKDILYITKLKSSKFIKFEANAKGQPYVMTVGHLQGAFIVLLVGLAISIFVILAEFIHRTLRTTPDITMKQKKIALGIRFNHRVRMRSVRK, via the coding sequence ATGTTTGAAATAAATGTGGCATATCAATCCCTACTCACTAGTTTTCTCGCCACACCAGGATACGAACATCAGATCGCAAATGAGGATGACATTTTAAATTCTGGTATTCCATATGGACTCCTTCCTAATATACGAGAATATTTCGATCGAAATGACGAAAGAGACGCACGAATTATCGACGGATGTACAATAGTGAGAAATGTAACAACTGGGATCCGACGAGTCGTCTATAAGCAAGACTTTGTGTTCTTAGCTGGGAAGTTAGCAATGACATATGCACTATCTAAATGGTATCATGACGAAAACGGCGATCCTCTAATTGTTCCATTCAAAGATAATATCGCAACTCACAACGTTGGAATATTTCTGAAAAAGGGGCATCCTTTTCTGACCATAATTAGTTCACTGATAGAAAGAATAGTTCAGGGAGGTCTGATACCAAAGTGGTTGAAGGATATTCTCTACATTACAAAGTTGAAGTCCAGTAAATTTATCAAATTTGAAGCAAACGCAAAGGGACAGCCATACGTCATGACTGTAGGGCATTTACAAGGGGCATTCATCGTCCTTTTGGTAGGTCTAGCAATATCTATCTTCGTAATCCTAGCTGAGTTTATACATAGAACTTTGAGGACTACACCAGATATTACAATGAAGCAGAAGAAAATAGCACTTGGCATTAGGTTCAACCATAGAGTTCGAATGCGAAGCGTTAGGAAATAG